A single genomic interval of Spirosoma linguale DSM 74 harbors:
- a CDS encoding FAD-dependent pyridine nucleotide-disulphide oxidoreductase (PFAM: FAD-dependent pyridine nucleotide-disulphide oxidoreductase; Rieske [2Fe-2S] iron-sulphur domain~KEGG: nha:Nham_0662 FAD-dependent pyridine nucleotide-disulphide oxidoreductase) encodes MIADYTEAPVCHIDDLADGDLKEVRVGDTDVLLARANGQFYALHPKCSHYQGPLAKGLLNGHRLVCPWHNACFDIRDGHRLEAPALNGLPTHEVRIEGDQVFVRLTTDKESLENPMSAPDTANSETYVIIGSGGAGAFAAEGIREGGFTGKIVMLTASGEAPYDRPNCSKDYLQGEAPDEWMALRPEEFYKSYGIEIRTNQPVTALNPITKQIELASGEIIGYDKALLCTGGKPNKLPAVDLALKGVYTLRSLHDSQTLRDLGKQGKRVVIVGSSFIGLEGAMSLRKLGSEVDVVGPETTPFEKILGARIGRVIQGWHEAAGIRFHLGRRLDHLEGEETVNAVVLDNGERLPADFVLIGAGVKPRTDFLKGIPVEKDGGVRTDEYLKITDGLYAAGDIVHYPTSDGIQRIEHWKVAGQQGHVAGLNMAGKETPYQMAPFFWTNQQGKRINYVGHTTQVDDILYDGNPETDESFLAFYVQNNQIKAVAGLKRDQDIIAIRELMQAGKMPSVEAARNGIKWVDELKKA; translated from the coding sequence ATGATAGCCGACTATACCGAAGCCCCTGTATGCCATATTGATGACTTGGCCGATGGTGATCTGAAAGAAGTTCGTGTTGGCGATACCGATGTGTTGCTGGCCCGCGCCAATGGACAGTTTTATGCACTTCACCCAAAATGTTCACATTATCAGGGGCCTTTAGCGAAGGGGTTGCTGAACGGACACCGGCTGGTTTGTCCGTGGCACAATGCCTGTTTCGACATTAGGGATGGCCATCGACTCGAAGCACCTGCGCTTAATGGATTACCAACCCACGAGGTACGCATCGAAGGAGATCAGGTGTTTGTACGGCTAACGACGGATAAAGAAAGCTTGGAGAATCCCATGTCTGCGCCAGACACCGCTAATTCCGAAACATACGTAATCATCGGCAGTGGCGGAGCGGGCGCGTTTGCCGCCGAGGGCATACGTGAAGGTGGTTTTACTGGTAAAATCGTCATGCTCACTGCCAGCGGAGAAGCGCCGTATGACCGCCCAAATTGCTCGAAGGATTACTTGCAGGGCGAAGCACCCGACGAATGGATGGCACTCCGCCCGGAAGAGTTCTACAAGAGTTACGGTATTGAGATCCGGACTAATCAGCCTGTAACGGCACTAAATCCGATAACGAAGCAGATTGAACTCGCATCGGGCGAAATCATCGGCTATGACAAGGCGCTTCTGTGTACTGGCGGTAAGCCCAACAAGTTGCCTGCCGTCGATTTGGCGCTTAAGGGCGTTTACACGCTGCGAAGCCTGCACGATAGCCAGACCCTGCGCGACCTGGGGAAACAAGGGAAGCGGGTCGTTATTGTGGGGAGTTCATTCATTGGACTGGAAGGCGCCATGAGCCTGCGGAAACTTGGCAGTGAGGTAGATGTTGTTGGGCCGGAGACGACGCCTTTTGAGAAAATTCTGGGCGCCCGGATTGGCCGGGTTATTCAGGGCTGGCATGAGGCAGCGGGCATTCGGTTTCATCTGGGCCGGAGACTGGACCATCTGGAAGGAGAAGAGACCGTTAACGCGGTGGTACTCGACAATGGTGAGCGTCTGCCCGCCGATTTTGTACTGATTGGTGCAGGTGTTAAACCTCGAACGGACTTTCTGAAAGGCATTCCTGTTGAGAAAGACGGAGGTGTGCGAACCGACGAATACCTGAAAATAACGGACGGCCTGTATGCTGCGGGCGACATCGTTCACTACCCTACGTCAGACGGAATACAACGTATTGAGCACTGGAAAGTGGCGGGTCAGCAGGGACACGTGGCCGGGTTGAACATGGCCGGTAAAGAAACGCCGTACCAGATGGCGCCCTTTTTCTGGACCAACCAACAGGGCAAGCGAATCAATTACGTTGGGCATACTACACAGGTTGATGATATACTGTATGATGGCAATCCGGAAACCGACGAATCGTTCCTGGCTTTTTACGTTCAAAATAATCAGATTAAAGCCGTAGCCGGACTTAAACGTGATCAGGATATTATTGCGATTCGGGAGCTGATGCAGGCCGGGAAAATGCCATCGGTAGAGGCTGCTCGAAACGGGATAAAGTGGGTCGACGAGCTGAAAAAAGCCTGA
- a CDS encoding Exonuclease RNase T and DNA polymerase III (PFAM: Exonuclease RNase T and DNA polymerase III~SMART: Exonuclease~KEGG: hypothetical protein), with product MTHRLVLRKPLAFFDLETTGINIAKDRIIDICIIKALPGGEVITKNQRVHPGMPIPLESSLIHGIYDDDVQDAPPFKTVARTLAQFLDGCDLAGFNCNRFDVPLLVEEFLRANVDFDMKNRRLVDAQRIFHLMEPRNLSAAYKFYCNKDLVGAHGAEADTIATLEVLDAQVQRYMGMVAKSDSGADVVFENDVDMLHSLTANKNIDLAGRMVINEKGEEVFNFGKHKGAPVLEVLKKEPSFYDWILKGDFPLDTKRRLTEIRLRMFSNGK from the coding sequence ATGACGCATCGACTTGTACTCAGAAAACCACTCGCTTTTTTCGACCTCGAAACGACGGGTATCAACATCGCCAAAGACCGTATCATTGACATCTGCATCATCAAGGCATTGCCGGGCGGTGAGGTGATTACCAAAAATCAGCGTGTTCATCCGGGTATGCCCATTCCGCTGGAGTCGAGTCTGATTCACGGTATTTACGACGACGATGTTCAGGATGCTCCTCCGTTTAAGACCGTTGCCCGGACGCTGGCGCAGTTTCTGGACGGGTGCGATCTGGCGGGCTTCAATTGCAATCGCTTCGACGTACCGCTGCTGGTCGAAGAGTTTTTGCGGGCCAATGTCGACTTCGATATGAAAAATCGTCGGCTGGTCGATGCTCAGCGTATTTTCCATCTCATGGAACCGCGAAATCTGTCGGCAGCCTATAAATTTTACTGCAATAAAGATTTAGTGGGCGCCCACGGTGCTGAGGCCGATACCATTGCTACCCTCGAAGTGCTGGATGCGCAGGTGCAGCGGTATATGGGCATGGTCGCCAAATCGGATAGCGGAGCGGATGTGGTATTCGAGAACGACGTTGATATGCTACATAGCCTCACCGCCAACAAAAACATCGATCTTGCGGGTCGGATGGTGATTAATGAGAAGGGAGAGGAAGTATTCAACTTCGGAAAGCACAAAGGAGCGCCCGTGCTGGAAGTGCTGAAGAAAGAACCGTCTTTTTACGACTGGATACTAAAAGGCGATTTCCCGCTCGATACAAAACGCCGGTTGACCGAAATCCGGCTTCGTATGTTCAGTAACGGAAAGTAA
- a CDS encoding NADH-ubiquinone oxidoreductase chain 4L (PFAM: NADH-ubiquinone oxidoreductase chain 4L~KEGG: gur:Gura_4234 NADH-ubiquinone oxidoreductase, chain 4L) produces MQPTQDVLIPEVIQQIPLTYYLILSTSLFVIGIIGVLTRRNAIIIFMSIELMLNAVNLLLIAFSSYRSDSAGQVFVFFIMAVAAAEVSVGLAIIVMIYRNTRSIDVGLLNKLKW; encoded by the coding sequence ATGCAACCCACGCAGGACGTCCTCATTCCGGAAGTCATTCAGCAAATACCGCTCACGTACTACCTGATTCTCAGTACCTCACTGTTCGTCATCGGCATCATTGGTGTACTGACCCGGCGAAACGCTATCATCATCTTCATGTCCATCGAGCTAATGCTCAATGCGGTCAATTTATTATTAATCGCATTTTCATCGTATCGTTCCGATTCGGCTGGACAGGTATTCGTCTTTTTCATTATGGCCGTTGCCGCTGCCGAAGTATCGGTAGGGCTGGCTATTATTGTCATGATCTACCGCAATACCCGCTCTATTGACGTGGGATTGCTCAATAAACTGAAATGGTAA
- a CDS encoding proton-translocating NADH-quinone oxidoreductase, chain L (KEGG: gme:Gmet_3344 NADH-plastoquinone oxidoreductase, chain 5~TIGRFAM: proton-translocating NADH-quinone oxidoreductase, chain L~PFAM: NADH/Ubiquinone/plastoquinone (complex I); NADH-Ubiquinone oxidoreductase (complex I) chain 5/L domain protein), translating into MKIELLCALIPLFPLIGFLINGLGFRRVPKGLAGAISTVAVLASFLTSAYLFGAFLGNANLSANAGPQIATLFDWISVGDLHINFSFQIDQLSLLMLLVVTGVGSLIHLYSIGYMSHDEGFGKFMAFLNLFIFFMLLLVMGSNYVIMFIGWEGVGLCSYLLIGFWNKNISYNNAARKAFVMNRIGDLGFLLGIFMLINTFGTVEYVDIFKQATSLAVGDKTILAITLLLFVGAMGKSAQVPLYTWLPDAMAGPTPVSALIHAATMVTAGIYMVVRSNVLYTLAPLTLEIIGGIAIVTALLAASIGLLQNDIKKVLAYSTVSQLGYMFLGLSATAYTAGMFHVITHAFFKALLFLGAGSVIHAMSDEQDIRKMGGLRKALPVTFITFLIGTIAISGLPPFAGFFSKDEILAHVFEHNKLLWGLGVLGSGLTSFYMFRLLFLTFFGEFRGTEEQRHHLHESPATMTAPLVVLAILSIIGGGLNLPGGGWLSGFMAPIFEGSKQVSPEAFAESTIEHSTEYILMAVSAGVALLALIIAYVMYISRQAVPAPESAERSLPEQVIYNKYYVDELYETIIVRPIRGLGDAFYSFGEGLVDGVVNGVAWVVQKISAQLRLLQSGSIGFYVLAMVVSIVVIFALRFFIRL; encoded by the coding sequence ATGAAAATAGAATTACTCTGTGCGTTAATTCCGCTCTTCCCGCTTATTGGCTTTCTGATTAACGGGTTGGGCTTTCGTCGGGTGCCTAAGGGTTTAGCCGGGGCCATATCAACCGTTGCCGTTCTGGCATCTTTCCTGACTTCCGCCTATTTATTCGGGGCATTTCTGGGAAACGCCAATCTGTCTGCTAATGCCGGCCCGCAGATCGCTACCCTTTTCGACTGGATCAGCGTGGGCGATTTACACATCAACTTCTCGTTCCAGATTGATCAGTTGTCGTTACTGATGTTGCTGGTGGTAACGGGTGTTGGCTCCCTGATTCACCTGTATAGCATTGGCTACATGAGCCACGACGAAGGGTTTGGCAAGTTCATGGCTTTCCTAAACCTGTTCATTTTCTTTATGTTGCTGCTGGTGATGGGGTCAAACTACGTCATCATGTTTATTGGCTGGGAAGGTGTAGGACTTTGTTCTTACCTGCTGATCGGCTTCTGGAACAAAAACATCAGCTACAACAATGCTGCCCGAAAAGCCTTCGTCATGAACCGAATCGGCGATTTGGGCTTTTTGTTGGGCATATTCATGCTTATCAACACGTTTGGTACGGTTGAATACGTCGACATTTTCAAGCAGGCAACCAGTCTGGCCGTTGGCGACAAAACGATTCTGGCTATTACACTGCTACTTTTTGTGGGTGCCATGGGTAAATCGGCGCAGGTTCCGCTCTATACCTGGCTTCCCGATGCCATGGCTGGTCCAACGCCCGTATCGGCCCTGATTCACGCAGCAACTATGGTAACGGCTGGCATTTATATGGTTGTTCGCTCGAACGTATTATATACGCTGGCTCCGCTAACGCTCGAAATCATTGGTGGTATTGCCATCGTTACCGCGTTGCTGGCAGCTTCCATCGGCCTGCTGCAAAATGATATCAAGAAAGTACTGGCTTACTCGACTGTTTCGCAGTTGGGCTATATGTTCCTGGGTTTGAGTGCCACGGCGTATACAGCGGGCATGTTCCACGTTATTACCCACGCCTTCTTCAAAGCGTTGTTGTTCCTCGGAGCCGGTAGCGTAATCCACGCCATGTCCGACGAGCAGGATATTCGTAAAATGGGTGGTTTGCGCAAAGCTTTGCCCGTTACGTTCATTACGTTCCTGATTGGTACCATTGCCATTTCGGGCCTTCCTCCTTTTGCCGGTTTCTTCTCGAAAGACGAAATCCTGGCGCATGTATTCGAACACAATAAATTGCTGTGGGGACTGGGTGTGCTGGGTTCCGGTCTGACCTCTTTCTACATGTTCCGGTTGCTGTTCCTGACTTTCTTTGGCGAGTTCCGCGGAACGGAAGAGCAGCGGCATCACCTGCACGAGTCACCGGCTACCATGACCGCACCCCTGGTCGTGCTGGCGATTCTGTCAATTATTGGCGGTGGCCTGAACTTACCCGGCGGTGGCTGGCTGAGCGGCTTCATGGCACCTATTTTCGAAGGGTCGAAGCAGGTAAGCCCCGAAGCTTTCGCCGAATCGACCATCGAGCATAGCACTGAGTACATATTGATGGCTGTTTCGGCCGGGGTAGCTTTACTGGCACTTATTATCGCTTATGTCATGTACATCAGCCGTCAGGCCGTACCAGCACCCGAATCGGCTGAGCGGTCGCTGCCCGAGCAGGTTATCTACAACAAATACTACGTTGATGAACTGTACGAAACGATCATTGTGCGACCAATTCGTGGGCTCGGCGATGCCTTTTATAGTTTCGGCGAAGGACTTGTCGATGGCGTTGTCAATGGCGTAGCCTGGGTTGTTCAAAAGATTTCGGCCCAGTTGCGACTGCTGCAAAGTGGTTCTATCGGCTTTTATGTATTGGCAATGGTCGTGAGTATTGTCGTCATTTTTGCCCTTCGGTTCTTCATTCGTTTATAA
- a CDS encoding proton-translocating NADH-quinone oxidoreductase, chain M (TIGRFAM: proton-translocating NADH-quinone oxidoreductase, chain M~PFAM: NADH/Ubiquinone/plastoquinone (complex I)~KEGG: AGAP012727-PA): MLTLFLILFPAVAATLIFFFGGERAKQAALLAALAELACAGYAFFSFKPDASSQFAFDYPWIGSLGIRLSAGIDGISVLLVLLTGLLVPFIVLSTFNRTYKQPTTFYALMLFMQAALMGVFTARDGFLFYLFFEAALIPIYFLAAMWGGENRIPVTFKFFVYTIFGSLFMLIALVYLYYQTPPTAVAAHSSAIADFYKLNLTPQAENWLFWAFFIAFAIKMPVFPFHTWQPDTYVESPTPATMLLAGIMLKMGVYGLIRFILPIVPLGVETWGKTAIILSVIGIVYGAIIAIRQRDMKRLIAYSSFSHVGLMAAGVFSQTETGMQGALIQMLAHGINVVGMFFVADVIFSRTSTRQLDQLGGITQSTPKLTVYFMIMLLGSVALPLTNGFVGEFLLLHGVYTFNHYLGLAAGFTIIFGAVYMLRMFQKSMFGPTTSRTESFTDLTTSESWVFIPLVVMVFWIGIYPHTFLKVTEPAVANLMKYIGTTAVSMK, from the coding sequence ATGCTTACTTTATTTCTGATTCTTTTTCCGGCCGTAGCGGCTACCCTGATTTTCTTTTTTGGGGGCGAACGAGCGAAGCAGGCCGCTTTACTAGCCGCACTGGCTGAGTTGGCCTGCGCTGGTTATGCGTTTTTCAGCTTTAAACCCGATGCCAGCTCGCAGTTTGCCTTCGATTATCCGTGGATTGGCTCGCTGGGTATCCGGTTGAGCGCCGGAATCGACGGCATTAGTGTCTTGCTGGTTTTACTGACGGGATTACTGGTTCCCTTTATTGTGCTTTCGACGTTCAACCGGACGTACAAACAACCTACCACCTTTTACGCGCTGATGCTGTTTATGCAGGCTGCGCTGATGGGTGTGTTCACGGCCCGCGATGGATTCCTGTTTTATCTCTTCTTTGAGGCAGCCCTGATTCCGATTTACTTTCTGGCCGCTATGTGGGGTGGCGAAAACCGGATTCCGGTTACATTCAAGTTTTTCGTATACACCATATTCGGTAGCCTGTTCATGCTGATCGCGCTGGTGTACCTCTATTACCAGACACCCCCAACGGCGGTAGCTGCCCACTCATCGGCCATTGCCGATTTTTACAAGCTGAACTTGACCCCACAAGCCGAAAACTGGCTTTTCTGGGCGTTCTTCATTGCCTTCGCCATTAAAATGCCGGTGTTCCCATTTCATACCTGGCAACCCGATACCTACGTTGAGTCACCGACACCGGCCACCATGCTCTTAGCGGGGATTATGCTGAAAATGGGCGTTTATGGGTTGATTCGTTTCATTCTGCCCATCGTTCCGCTGGGTGTTGAGACCTGGGGTAAAACGGCCATTATCTTATCCGTTATTGGTATTGTTTACGGTGCGATCATTGCCATTCGGCAGCGCGATATGAAGCGTCTAATTGCTTACTCATCGTTTTCGCACGTTGGGTTGATGGCGGCTGGTGTTTTCTCGCAAACCGAAACCGGAATGCAGGGAGCACTGATCCAAATGCTGGCGCACGGAATTAACGTAGTGGGTATGTTCTTCGTAGCCGACGTTATTTTCTCCCGAACCAGCACCCGGCAACTCGATCAGCTGGGAGGGATTACGCAGTCGACGCCCAAACTCACGGTCTATTTCATGATTATGCTGCTTGGTAGCGTTGCCTTACCACTCACCAACGGTTTTGTGGGTGAGTTTCTGCTCCTGCACGGTGTTTATACCTTCAACCATTACCTGGGTCTGGCGGCTGGCTTCACCATTATCTTTGGTGCAGTTTACATGCTTCGTATGTTTCAGAAAAGCATGTTTGGCCCAACGACTTCCCGTACCGAATCCTTTACTGACCTGACCACCTCCGAAAGTTGGGTATTTATTCCGCTGGTCGTGATGGTGTTCTGGATTGGTATATACCCACATACATTCCTCAAAGTAACCGAACCCGCCGTCGCAAATCTGATGAAGTACATCGGTACAACGGCTGTGTCAATGAAATAA
- a CDS encoding proton-translocating NADH-quinone oxidoreductase, chain N (TIGRFAM: proton-translocating NADH-quinone oxidoreductase, chain N~PFAM: NADH/Ubiquinone/plastoquinone (complex I)~KEGG: glo:Glov_3125 proton-translocating NADH- quinone oxidoreductase, chain N), giving the protein MLPIVLLSVFGIVLLFLGFMKSKTILLPATLLFLLITLAVNFLDWNKTYLYFNDMLRVNNLAMVFIAIVLGSAFLVVALSGSFIENDEAQPAEYYGIILFSLVGAVMMIAFENLIMLFVGVEILSVAMYVLTGSDKRNLRSNEAALKYFLMGAFTTGIMLFGMALLYGATGSFTLAGIGGYAASQQGLSLLLYVGLLMLLIGLLFKVSAAPFHFWTPDVYDGAPTIFTAFMSTVVKTAGFAALFRLLSVSFVGVYNFWWTILAIITAVTLIIGNLTAAYQNSFKRMMAYSSISHAGYLLIGLAALGAQTKQAIVFYSLAYSVATISAFGVLLLVAQQKNTQTISKEGVSTENFDAFNGLARQNPLLGFAMTVSMLSLAGIPLTAGFWGKFYMFSTAVERGQIWLLVVAVLMSAVGIYYYFRVIIAMYFRDGAAEPIRVAPFYKYVLLAATILTLGLGVAPGLLQGLF; this is encoded by the coding sequence ATGCTTCCCATCGTTCTCTTATCGGTTTTTGGCATAGTGCTGTTGTTTCTTGGCTTCATGAAGTCAAAGACGATTCTGCTGCCTGCAACCCTGTTGTTTCTGCTAATCACGCTGGCGGTTAATTTTCTTGACTGGAATAAAACGTACCTGTATTTCAACGACATGCTTCGGGTCAATAACCTGGCCATGGTGTTTATTGCCATCGTATTAGGATCTGCTTTTCTGGTAGTGGCCCTGTCAGGTAGTTTTATTGAGAACGATGAAGCTCAACCCGCCGAATATTACGGCATTATCCTGTTCTCGCTGGTTGGTGCGGTAATGATGATTGCTTTCGAAAACCTGATCATGCTGTTTGTAGGTGTTGAAATCCTGTCCGTAGCCATGTATGTGCTCACGGGTAGCGACAAGCGAAACCTGCGTTCCAATGAAGCGGCCCTCAAATACTTTCTGATGGGTGCTTTTACCACCGGTATCATGCTGTTTGGTATGGCGCTCCTGTATGGTGCTACCGGTTCCTTTACGCTGGCAGGCATCGGCGGATACGCAGCCAGTCAGCAGGGGCTTTCGTTATTGCTGTACGTTGGCTTGCTCATGCTGCTCATCGGTTTACTGTTCAAAGTATCAGCCGCGCCTTTCCATTTCTGGACACCCGACGTGTATGATGGAGCGCCCACAATTTTTACGGCCTTTATGTCTACCGTTGTTAAAACCGCTGGTTTTGCGGCTTTATTTCGGTTGCTGTCCGTTTCGTTTGTTGGTGTATACAATTTCTGGTGGACAATTCTGGCCATTATCACCGCTGTCACGCTCATTATTGGGAACCTGACTGCGGCTTATCAGAATAGCTTCAAGCGCATGATGGCTTATTCCAGCATTTCACATGCCGGATATCTGCTCATCGGCCTGGCGGCACTTGGTGCGCAGACGAAGCAGGCTATTGTTTTCTACTCGCTTGCTTACTCCGTGGCAACTATCTCGGCTTTTGGCGTTTTGCTGCTGGTAGCTCAACAAAAAAATACACAAACCATCTCCAAGGAGGGTGTTTCGACCGAAAATTTCGATGCGTTCAACGGTCTGGCCCGGCAGAATCCGCTGTTAGGTTTCGCCATGACGGTGTCAATGCTGTCGCTGGCTGGTATTCCGCTGACGGCTGGTTTCTGGGGTAAATTCTATATGTTCTCGACAGCCGTTGAGCGTGGCCAAATCTGGTTGCTGGTTGTTGCCGTGCTCATGTCGGCGGTTGGTATCTATTACTACTTCCGGGTTATCATTGCCATGTACTTCCGCGATGGTGCTGCTGAGCCTATTCGTGTAGCTCCTTTCTATAAATATGTACTGCTGGCGGCTACTATTTTAACGCTGGGTCTGGGTGTTGCGCCCGGTCTGTTGCAGGGCCTATTCTAA
- a CDS encoding hypothetical protein (KEGG: bpy:Bphyt_0892 hypothetical protein): MSSKVAQASRIDQPKAKNYKMLLSFFLTALFGASVNFFSQILYRKSFDYSASVFLGYLTATVVSFVPTKLFAFSAKQTGNTGREMIKFGIIALVAWVVQVGMAVATLEWIANPIFPEKSMFWREKGSHVVGMGFSFLANYFGHKLLTFRSTGMYNKILSRSSK, encoded by the coding sequence TTGTCAAGTAAAGTAGCCCAAGCGAGCCGGATTGACCAGCCGAAAGCCAAAAATTACAAGATGTTACTCTCGTTTTTTTTGACGGCTCTATTTGGTGCATCGGTTAACTTTTTCAGCCAGATATTATACCGCAAGTCGTTCGACTATTCAGCCAGCGTATTTCTTGGTTACCTAACAGCCACGGTGGTTAGTTTTGTACCAACCAAGCTATTTGCCTTCTCCGCCAAGCAAACAGGGAACACAGGTCGGGAAATGATTAAGTTTGGTATTATTGCCTTAGTTGCCTGGGTTGTTCAGGTAGGTATGGCAGTTGCCACACTGGAGTGGATTGCCAACCCGATCTTCCCCGAAAAGAGCATGTTCTGGCGTGAGAAGGGCTCCCATGTTGTCGGGATGGGATTCAGTTTTCTAGCCAATTACTTCGGACATAAACTACTCACCTTCCGAAGTACCGGGATGTATAATAAAATACTTTCTCGCTCGTCTAAGTAG